In one Culex quinquefasciatus strain JHB chromosome 2, VPISU_Cqui_1.0_pri_paternal, whole genome shotgun sequence genomic region, the following are encoded:
- the LOC119766535 gene encoding formin-like protein 20 isoform X2 produces the protein MPQEECFRRETYDREHGAGDLRGQDPPPPPPPGQVTQDEFARRLAYDREHGRGNLGTTNPPPPPSPVMPQDEFARRLAYDREHGRSNLGTTNPPPPPPPVMPQDEFARRLAYDREHGRSNLGTTNPPPPPPLVMSQDEFARRLAYDREYGRGDLRGHDPPQPPPLVMSQDEFARRLAYDREYGRGDLRGHDPPQPPPPVMPQDEFARRLAYDREHGRSNLGTTNPPRLLSS, from the coding sequence ATGCCGCAGGAAGAATGTTTTCGACGAGAGACGTACGATCGCGAGCATGGTGCCGGCGATTTACGAGGCCAGGATCCGCCTCCTCCTCCACCGCCAGGGCAAGTGACGCAGGACGAGTTTGCTCGAAGACTTGCTTACGATCGTGAGCATGGTCGCGGCAACTTGGGGACGACGAATCCACCCCCGCCTCCTTCGCCCGTGATGCCGCAAGACGAGTTTGCTAGGAGACTTGCTTACGATCGTGAGCATGGCCGCAGCAACCTGGGGACCACGAATCCACCCCCGCCTCCTCCGCCCGTGATGCCGCAAGACGAGTTTGCTCGAAGACTTGCTTACGATCGTGAGCATGGCCGCAGCAACTTGGGGACCACGAATCCACCCCCGCCTCCTCCGCTCGTGATGTCGCAGGACGAGTTTGCTCGGAGACTTGCTTATGATCGCGAGTATGGTCGCGGCGATTTGCGAGGCCACGATCCGCCCCAGCCTCCTCCGCTCGTGATGTCGCAGGACGAGTTTGCTCGGAGACTTGCTTATGATCGCGAGTATGGTCGCGGCGATTTGCGAGGCCACGATCCGCCCCAGCCTCCTCCGCCCGTGATGCCGCAAGACGAGTTTGCTCGAAGACTTGCTTACGATCGTGAGCATGGCCGCAGCAACTTGGGAACCACGAATCCACCCCGCCTCCTCAGCTCGTGA
- the LOC119766535 gene encoding uncharacterized protein LOC119766535 isoform X1, whose protein sequence is MQDEFAGRSACDREHGRDFGATNPPPPPQRSRSSSPELPNPSPSTIPEPAAPPKPRRKTAKKNYAASQVDMFLSSESSEDEEVNLDPSADCSSCNWKTKYLKLAAGHDKLKKKLNSTKVQRNRLMQSLTSDLLNEPKTFTTEEGFPPIVQLQAMANTTRKPYCFVRTLMQEIWPRGFGNKTVTGNPSKNCLGRPSRSSKSASRQSPREVDGALEANKVKYLRDRLVEFLTLQGTDVATAADIVYSQSGKWFSQIICLYNKKGKW, encoded by the exons ATGCAGGACGAGTTTGCTGGGAGAAGTGCTTGCGATCGCGAGCATGGCCGCGACTTTGGGGCCACGAATCCACCTCCGCCTCCCCAAAGATCTCGCTCTTCTTCACCTGAACTACCTAACCCGAGTCCCTCGACGATCCCGGAACCTGCTGCACCACCTAAGCCAAGAAGGAAGACAGCGAAGAAAAATTATGCTGCATCTCAAGTTGACATGTTTTTGTCATCCGAATCGTCTGAAGATGAGGAGGTCAACCTAGATCCCAGTGCTG atTGTTCCTCATGTAACTGGAAAACGAAATACTTAAAGCTTGCTGCTGGTCACGACAAGCTGAAGAAGAAATTGAATAGTACGAAAGTGCAAAGAAACAGATTGATGCAGTCTTTGACATCAGATCTACTCAATGAACCGAAGACGTTCACTACCGAAGAAGGATTTCCTCCAATTGTGCAGCTGCAAGCTATGGCAAACACTACTCGGAAACCATACTGCTTCGTGAGAACCCTAATGCAGGAGATATGGCCACGCGGGTTTGGTAACAAAACGGTTACGGGAAATCCATCTAAGAACTGTCTTGGCCGACCCTCTCGATCATCGAAATCCGCATCGCGCCAGAGCCCCAGAGAAGTCGATGGTGCATTGGAAGCTAATAAGGTTAAATATTTACGAG ATCGACTCGTCGAATTTTTGACTTTGCAAGGAACAGATGTGGCTACTGCAGCGGATATAGTTTATAGCCAGAGTGGAAAATGGTTTTCACAGATTATTTGTCTGTACAATAAGAAAGGAAAGTGGTGA